TCCTTGGAATTATCCTTTCCAGCTGGCGATTGCACCCCTGATCGGAGCGATAGCCGCAGGGAATTGCGCCATCCTGAAGCCATCGGAATTGACCCCGCAGACTTCGGCATTGCTTTCAAAAATGATCAGCAATCATTTCCCTCAAGAATTTATTTCAGTTGTTGAAGGCGGCGCAGCAACAAGCACAGCCCTATTAAATGAAAAGGTCGATTATATTTTCTTCACAGGCAGTGTCCCTGTCGGAAAAATCATCATGGAAGCAGCATCCAGGCACCTTACTCCTGTTACCCTTGAATTGGGAGGGAAGAGCCCGTGCATCGTGCATGAAGATGCCAACTTGAAACTTGCTGCGAAGAGAATTGCCTGGGGAAAATATATTAATGCCGGCCAAACTTGTGTGGCTCCGGATTATATTTATGTTCACAGCAGAATTAAAGATGAATTCCTGAAAGAATTAAAACAATCTATTCAGGAGTTTTATGGAAAGAACCCGATTGCATCCGGCCAATTCACGAGAATCGTCAGTGAGAAGCACTTCAGCCGTCTCACCAAATTTTTAACCGATGGCACCACTGTTCACGGGGGAAGGCATGATTGGTGCTCTCTCACCATAGAACCAACTGTACTTGGGGATATTACATGGGCTGATGAGGTCATGCAGGATGAAATATTTGGACCAATTCTGCCGGTGCTGGAATATGATGACTTGTCCGGAATGATTTCAGAGGTTACAGCACGCCCGAAACCTTTAGCGCTATATATCTTCACTGAAAGTGAGGATGTCCAAAACCAGATTCTAAGCAGCATTTCCTTTGGAGGGGGATGCATTAATGATACCGTTTATCATCTTAGTTCACCGTATCTGCCTTTCGGGGGAGTAGGGGAGAGCGGGATTGGAGCTTATCATGGCAAGGGAAGCTTTGATGTGTTCTCACATGAAAAAAGCATACTGAAGCAAACCACCAAATTCGATTTGCCATTCCGATATCCGACTACAAAAGATGCATTGAAAAAAGTGAAGCTTTTTATAAAATAACCGTCTTATTTTGCAAGGCGGTTTTTTTATGCATTATTTTTCGGAGGTTTGAGCCCCTTGTTTAAATCCTGTATGGCGGCCTCTGTTTTTTTTGAGAGGTTTTTGGTATATGGCGAAACCGAGAATGTGGGGAAGTTAATATTTTTCACTTTCTTGGTCAGTTTTTTCATTGGAATCAGCCCTTTTTATCTTTATTATATGTCCCCTTCAATTGAACATGAATAGGGCGCGGAAGAAATTTCCTTCCACGCCATATAGTATGCTCAAGCCTTTGTTTTGGTATAAACGCTTATTAATCTTTTGTTCTTTTTTAATATCCGTTCGGTGTGGGGACTTACTTCAAATCCCGGCAGGCTGATCCGGGATTTTTTTGAGCGTTTTCATAGTGTTTTTAGAATGTATCTCATGATTCTCCGTTTTTTTATCCGCTGGATCCTTCATGGTCTTCGTCCTCCTGTTCGGCAGGGAGCATTAGATCGTATATTGAAATGAGTGAAGTGAAAAGCAAGTAGTCGAATTCTGTAACAAATTGATCGGAGGTAAGTTTAATTACATAGTCATCTTCAAGAATGGAAAAAGGAATCAGCGCCAGCTTTTCTTCAGCATCATAATACACTTCTCTGCGGTCCAGACGGCTATGAATCAAAGCTTTTTCGGTGTAGTGCTCAAGCAGATAGTCCTTTTCTTCCTCTGTTGTGTATTTGCATAAGGATATCTTCATATCCACTTTTTCCGCAAAGTCTGCCAGAAGTTTTTCAATGCCGGCGAGATATGCTTCCTTGTTTCCATAATAAATCTCAATGGGCTCATTTTTCAATAAATACTGAAACGATTTAAGCTTATTCATGTGTGAATTCAGCAAATCACTGTTTTCTTCGAGCAATTCCCTTGTGTCAGTAGCCAACTCGTTATTTCCAACTCTTTTCAGATAGGAACCCAGAAAAACAAAGGCATCAACCAGAGCAAATATAACCGCGACAATGAGGTAGTTCTGCCAATCAGTAAAAATGGAATCTGGTTTGTTCGTCCAATAAACAACTGCACCAAGTACATAAATGATATACCAGGTTTTCCGAATGACGGGCATTCTTTCTTTTACTTTCTTTTCCCACAACCAGACAGAAATAACATAAAAACCGAGACAAGCGACAATAATCCAAACTGCAACCTTGAAGAATATCAGCAAAAAAATCGCCTCGTCCACTCAATATTTAGTTAGAATATTCGCATATTTATTCTTGAATCCATTATACCAGAAAATATGCCAATAATTTGAATTTAAAACAAGGAATAAGAAAAAACATGATAAAATACCTAACTGGCGTCAGGCGAGATTGCATTAGTGCAGGTATAACTTCTTTTATTTGGAGAATATGATCTTTAATTACGAAAAGTAATCTTCTCCGCATTTGCTTATTTTTTTATAGAACGACAAATTGATTAATTATCCTACTATACTTGTCCATTCCAAGTCATCACTCATACATATATATATAGTAAGTCAAATGAAAGCAGACTTATGGAATCATTTAAAGCTTGTTTGTATTTGGCTGAATAATCTTTATAAGGAGTGTAAAATATGAGAAAAAACCATGGTTGTAGCAGTGGCAAAGGCCATTCTTCAAGAAAATGTCCACCAATGCCAGCATGCGATACAGCTAAATCACATGATCATTTTTGCGAAGTTTCAGGTGACGTAGTAGCAGGTACTGAAGTAGATGTTGTTATCGGACAAGTCCCTATTCAAGCTCTTACTGAATCGGAAATTCATCTTCCTGATTATGCCTCAGATATTAAAGTAATCAGAAAAAACATCTTTCTTACTCAATGCGAAGCGATTCCTTTTCGCCCTGTAGAGGGTACAACAACAACTGACGTAAAATTGTTTGTAGAAGGATATATTCATAAAAATATCCAATATGTTGAAGACTGTGACGGATATGTTAAAGACTATATGGTAAATGTTCCATTCAAGTGCTTTACACGAGTTACTTTGCCAACTCCAATCGCAATCCCAGCTTTTAGCTCTAAGAATAGTGATGCTCGTGAAATCAGAGAATTGGCCAAAGACGGTATGGGCGCTGACCGCTGTACTTTTGGTTCCAATACTTTTGAATTCTTGAATGAGCCTATTCGCTGTAAATTGGTAAGCTGGAATTTAACTGAAGCTAACTTTTTAAGTAACTTTGATAAATGGGGAAGATTCAACAAAATTACTGAAAAAGATGATATTAATCTTGTACTCAGATTATCGCAGACTCAATTTACTGCAAATGGGGCTTAATTGCAGAGGTTGGTCATAAACTTATAAAGAAAAAGGCACCGATTTCCGGTGTCTTTTTCTTTGAAGGACTGCGGGATATATCTGGTAATTGCTAACTAATGATTAGCTAAAAAAAGGGAAACGGTCTTTTTTGGAGTTACCCCCATTTTAAATAGCTTCCGGTGATAATCAACTGTTAAGTCAGCTTTCCACAATTATTCTCAAGCCCTCATCTTTCGATAAATCTCCATACCTGAGTAACCAGGATCGTTTTCAATTTACAAGTAATATCATACAAAGGTTGTTGATAGTATTCTATACCTAATCGAGTTATTTTCACATAATGGAAGCGGCAATTCAGGGTCACAAATCGCATCCAGCTTGATGGACTCTCTATTTAAGATTGCTCTTCTAATGCTTTACGCCGTTTATCCTCATGGAACATAATATTAATAGAGAAGGGAAGGAGAAAGATATGGCGGCGTGTGTGGAAATGGACATATGTTTGACGCTCGATTGTTAGGAGTGAAATAAGATGTGAAAAATCAGCCTTCTCCGCATATGCTGTTTTTATTGCAAAAATGATAAATTGATTATTTGACCTAATGAACTTGTCCATTCAAATCCATTACTCCTTACATATATAAGTAGTAAGTCAGAAGATATTAAGCTTTCTGAAACAGAACAGAGCTTAATTGAATTTGACTAAATAAAATGATAAGGAGTTTATAATATGAAAAAATAATAGTTGCGGCTGTGGCAAAGGGCATTCTCATGGTAAATGTCCAGATATGCCAGTTTGCGATACAGCTAAATCACATGATCACTTTTGCGAAGTTTCAGGTGCGGTAGTAGCAGGTACAGAAGTAGATGTTGTAATCGGACAAGTCCCTATTCAAGCTCTTACTGAATCCGATATTCATCTTCCGGATTATGCATCAGAGATTAAAGTGATCAGAAAAAATATTTTCCTTACTCAATGTGAAGCCATTCCTCTTCGCCCTGCAGAGGGTACAACAACAACTGACGTAAAATTGTTTATAGAAGGATATATTCATAAAAATATCCAATATGTTGAAGACTGTGACGGATATGTTAAAGACTATATGGTAAATGTTCCATTCAAGTGTTTCACTCGTGTAACTTTGCCTGTTGCTATTCCGATTCCTGCTTTAAGTTCAAAGAATAGTGATGCCAGAGAAATCAGGGAACTTGCAAAAGATGGTATGGGAGCTGACAGATGCACCTTTGGTTCCAATACGTTTGAGTTCCTGAATGAACCAATTCGCTGCAAATTAGTCAGCTGGAATTTAACAGAAGGCAACTTCTTAGCGAACTTTGATAAATGGGGTAAATTTAACAAATTTACTGAAAAAGATGACATTAACCTTGTAATCAGATTATCGCAGACTCAATTCACTGCAGCTCCCGCCCCAGTTACAGAGGAAGAGTAATAACTTAAAAGGAGAAAAGGTACCGATTACAGGTGCCTTTTTTCTATGAAAAGCAGACAGGGTAATCAGTTAACATGAATTGCTAAGAATGAGGCTGAAAAAAGGAAAGGGTCTCTTTTGAGATACCCTCTTTTAAATTTGTATAAATTGCTTCTGAAAAAAATCGACTGATAAAATAGCTTTACCCAGTATTTCTATACCCGCATCTCCCGATATATCTCCGTGCCAGAGAATATGGATTTTATTCAGGTTACATGTGATTTCCTCGGAAAATTGCTGAAAGTACTCTATATGGTAATCGTGTGCATTTCCATGTTGAAATATGAACTCATTTATACGCGAAGGAAGCGGTAATTCTGGAGTGCAAATCCAATCCAGCTTGATGGATTCATCTATTGAGAGTGGTATCCTGATGCTTTTCAACTGTTTATCAGCAGCGAACATAATATCAGCTATGAGTATCCCTTTAACAAAAACCGTTTGTGAGGGAAGAAGAACCTTACAGCTCAATGATTCTACTGACCATTCCATTTTAGTTATATGCTTTGCATGTATGTTCATTGGAAAGCAATCAAAGATTTGAACCTCCATATCTGTTTTGCCAATTAAAACAGGAAGTTTAACAATAACCCCTTTCCGGAAAGATTCTTTAGTAGATCGCGTGTTTTCTTCTATAATGCTGCTGGAAGAGGACTCCTCCAAATGATCATAGAGCGCATCACTGAGTCGATTTGTACTTTCGCATTCGGCTGAAAATTCATTTTTGCTTACTTCTTCACTCCCAGATTCTGATGGGAGTGAAGTGGGTTCGGCCTTTTCAGAATTGGGAATTTCATTTGAAATAACATCTTGAAGCATAGCCGAAAAGTGTTCAAGCAAAGATGATACTTTATTATATTTCACTTCCTCTCTGTCATAAGGTGATTCGGATTCTCCGCATTCACTGGATGAGAAAAACTCCTCATTTAATAATTCAAGAAACTTATGATTACTATCAGATGACTCCTCCAATAAAGCCAAAAACCTCTCCTGTAGTGGTATTGTGTCTGCGCACTTCTCATCAAGTAAGCTACAGGCTTTTTTCAGAAGGAGGGAGAATTCTCCTTCATAACTGGATGACTCTTCACTGAAATTTCCTTGCCATTTAGGGTTAAGTGAATCTTCTAAAGTTGGATGTGAATCATCTGGTTCAAGTGAATCAACTTCAATTTTATGGCGGTCATAGTCCATGTTTTTATGATTATAGGAGGAAGATTCGCTATGGTTATAAGAGGCATCTAAAAGCAGCGCAAATGCTTCATCTTGACGGTAAGGAATGTTAACTGACTCATTATCCGAAGAAGAAGACTCTTCCAGCATCGCTGCAAAGTCCTCCTCAAAGAAATTCGCGGGTTCTGATAAAATATTGCCGTTTTTAGCAAGAGTACTTACTTCAAGTTTCCCATCTTCTGATTTAAATTTTTCCATTTCAAAGCCGAATGAGAGATCATCCGTGGATTCAGCTTTCTGGAGAGTCTCTGAGGATTCTAGCATACTGATAAATTCCTGAGTCAGGTCCGTGTCTTCTATTAGAGCATTCTCATTTGTTAAATTTTCATGGTTTAATGATGATTTGCTTTCGTTTTCAGATTGTATCAATTCCTGATGAAAACGCATGATTGTTTCTTCAGCTTGAACTGCCTCAGCAGATGATATATTACCTTTTCTTTGAGTGGATTTTGTATCGTTAAGAAAAATATTATGGTTAGTATACGTACTTGGTAAAGAAGGGGTCCAGCTCAGCATAGGTGAAAAGGGCGTCAGCATTTCATTTAGGTATTTAGGCAGTTTTAATTTTTTTCTTGGCCATCCTTGCTTCTTCTTTAGCAGGTACAATATTCTTCCCTACATTACCCTTATCGGATGTTTTTTCAGGCAGTATATTAGTTTGGCTTATTTGGCGGGCTTCCACTGCAGGAGGCGGTAAAATTAATGGAAATGATTTTGGTTTTTTTTCGGAAATAGACGTACCATATCCTTTTTGGTTTTCTTCAAAGTCCATTTCTTTTATAGGTTTTTCTAAATTTGGGCTTTTTGATTTATTCCTTGAAAGAAAGATTAACTGCTGATCCGACAAATTTTCTGATTCTGTATCAATACGAAAAATTCGGTTATATGCACTTCTCATATCACTCATCTTCTTAGGAAGGTGCTGCAAATTAAGAGCATCCTCACCAGTCCCCTCCTTACCATGAATCTAGAAAGCTTTATCAATTTTAATTAGGTTTATCAGTATACACTTATGGGCAGATGTCCGGGAGTCTTGTTAACACTGAGAGATTGTGGTTCTCCCGCGACGTTTTTAGAAATTAATGGCTGCTTCATGGGATTAACCGTACTAATATATTTTTAATCGCAGTCGTAACAGTCATCGTGATCATTCGTAGTTGAAGAAACTCGTATTTGCTGTTTTTGAAGGACTTTTATGACTAATTCTAAAACCATTTTTTCTTCCAATTTTGTGAAGACACCTTCACCAATCGGTGAGCAGTTAGGCAGAGGACGGCGATCTATCGCCTCATCCCATTCAATTATTCTGCTTGAAATCAGTTCACAGAAGGGCAATTTGTTGTAGTGCTGCATGCTCTCCTGATGAAATTTGGAAAGGTCATTCGATTGAAGCTCATCTTTTTCAGGAAACCCGCAGTGCATTGGCTTTGATACATGAAAATCGAAATTGTATCGCTTGTTTATTTCCGGCATGATTGGGCAGGTAAGGAATTTCTTTATTTCAGTAACGCATTGAAAAGGCACATCGACTGTATAAGAATGTATATCAGATGCTACACTTTTATCAGAATGCATTTCAATTTCTGGACAAGGGGCAGCATATTGAATATTTTTTCGAACGAATCCTTTGACAAATAACTGGTTTGCAGGGAGTAATAGCCTGCATTGTGTCAACTTTACTGATTTTTTTATATCTTTAATTTCTAATACAGGTTCCGGAAACTTTATAATGGCATTTACGTTTAGGTGGAGTGAAAGTTCAGCTAGCACTACAGGAACCTCAGCTGTGATTTTTCCAATACTTACATGAGGATGATGGAAGGTACTCTCACACTCACAGTTTTGAGCAGAAATCTGGCATTCCGCTATATCTCGATCTTTTTGTTCTTCTGACATTTGGGCTCCTCCTGAAATCATGATAATCCCATCCTATGCATGATAATCGTCTATGTTTGGGCGTTTACCTATAAAAATCGGAAGAACTGAAAATACGAAAAATGGGTATTTAGATTTTGTTATATATGGATGAGGCAAATGAGGATAAAGTGAAATCTTTTTCAGCGTTTTTTTCACACTGCTATTTAGTTCAACTCAGGTATTTGAGTCCTTCAAATCCTCTGTTCCCTGCAATAAAGCTCTTACTGACTTGTAAAACGAGATAAAAACTAAATAGTACGGGCACAATTGGACTTCTATCACGCATAAGATTCAAAAGGAGGAGTGAGGAGAAATGGATAGACACAATTTTCTTGCTGTAGATATCGGAAACAGCTGGTATAAGGCATTAGCTTCTGAAAATGGTATTCTGTCAGAATATCAAATTCCAAATGCTATTGCTCTTTTTGATGAAGAATTTTACGAAAAGCCATACGATGATGATGATATAGTGTTTGAAGATAATTTAATTGTGGAGGTAAAGAGCCAGGCCGTTGTGGATAGAAGGGAAATTTTCTATATCGGAAAAGCAGCGGCTAAACAGCGGGACGTGAGCCTGACTGCATTCAATAACCAGAAAGTTGATGAAGACAGAACCTATTTGCTGCTGTTCGGCCTGGCAGGCTATCATGCAGTTCTTCAGCATCCGGAAGAAACAGAAATCACTTATTCTATTGATCAATTAGCTGTTTCTCTTCCGACAACACAGTATAAAGAAAGAAAAACCCGCCTAAAAGACAAACTGGCTGGAACACATACGATCATCTTTCATAAAGTTCCCGGGCTTTCTGAGCCTAAGGAGTTAACCGTTAAAGTTATAATCAATGATGTCATTGTCGGTGCAGAAGGTGCTTGTGCCTATTTGGGATTAACAAGAGATCAGGAAACTTTGGGAATCAAGGATGAAGAACTTGTTAAAGAATCACAAAAAGGGATTATCATCGGAGACCTTGGGGGAGACTCTGTCGACTTTGTCGGAATAAAAAATAATAAGCCTGTCGCATCTGTAGAGGGCGAGCCTTTCGGGATCAATCAGTTTCTTGATCACATCATTCAAAGGGTGAGTAAAAAGGAAATGTACCGATTTGACTCCCGTGCCGAACTGGAGGAAAAGTTGGCAGAAGGACCCGCAGGGTGGTATGTCGAGCCTTTTGCAGGGGTCAGAAAGGATATCAGCAAATACATTTTGCCGCAGCTGAAGTCAATGGCAATTAAATACCTGGAGCATTTTGATCGGGTGAGGAGCAGTTCATCAGAGATTAAAGGAGCTGTCCGTTATATTGCTGTTGGAGGAGCAGCCAAACTCGCCCAAAAGCAAATTCAGGAAGCTGCAGCAAAATGGTCGGATAGAGGAAGGCCAATTGAATTAACGTTTCCTGAAAATATGGAGAAATTAAATGTCCTTGGTCTTATGATTCTGGCAAAAATGAATCAGCTAAAAAGAGATAAAGGAAGTAATCATATTATGACAACCAAAGGTTAAGGATGATGGAAATGTTCAGAACCTATACCGACTATGTTAATAAGACCGCATTAACAATCCCAGATCAGTTCATTGATGTCAAAACTGGGGCATCTGTAAAAGTCTCAAAGAAGATACAGGATCAAGTCGACTATCATTCCAATAATAATACGCTGATCCATTTAGTTTTATCAGCTTTAAACAGCTATCTCCATCCCAAAAATATGAACAGCGACATCATACTCGCAGAAATTAATGAAATTAAGAAAATGATGCAATCAGGCTATGTTCCAGTCCAGACGCCAGCATATAAAGAGAAGAAGGCTCTTCATGAGTCAATTTCAGATGAGGTTGATATAAAAGAAGTAGAGGATGTGCTGGAGGCTTTTGGAGGCTAATCTGCTTAATGCAAAAAAGGTGCGCCATGCCAGAATGGTGCACCTTTTTTACTGGGCTATTCATAGTGTTAGGAATCGGCGAATCATTTAGCAAAGCCCATAATACAAGCAGGAATAGTAAAGTTCTATAAGCGGATGGCAGGCAGACAGGTTACAGCACAAAAACAGGAAAGATCCACATTTATGCATATACCTGTAGGAATGAGATCTTCTACGTTTTCACAATCGATTTGGCTGCAAGGTGAACAAAAATCTTTTGTATGTGATTTAAACGGGTCTTTAGAAGATTTACATTGCTTGAAAGTCAACAATTCCAATACAGCACATTTGCCATCAAATTCTTTAATTCTAAAAATGAATGATGTTATACAAGCAAATTTCTTTTCCTTGGAATGATGAGTGAATGTGGTCACACCTGTAGCTTTAAATGGTTCACAGCTCCCGCAATATAAAAGGAATGGAATTGTATTCTTTTTTGGTTTCTTTTGTCCTCCCATGAGGTCATCAATGGATTCCCGGCAGGAACTTCTGCATTCATCATCTAACCCTGCTTTTTTCTGGGCTTTAAAAATGGCCTCCAAAACCTCTTCAACACAATTTTCATAGAAATTTTTCCGGTGTTTACCTTCGTCCCAGTCTGGTTTTATATGACATTCACAGTCGCAATCATGCTCATGGCAAAAATCATGCCTCTCAAACTCTTTATTGTTTTTCTTCCCGCACAAACCCATGATTTTTCACTCCCCGAAAAATTAGTTCCACCATTAGCATACGGCTGCACCTAAGTTTTTGAATGAGAATGTCGCCTATTAAAAGACAATTTTTTATGATTCCTGCTATGGAAATCAATATTGCCTGGTCATGCGTACAAGCCATTTCTGCTTTTAAACATACACTATTACATGCAAGTACTTGCTGTGTTAAATTGATTTATAATGAACTGGGAAGCTCCAAACTTTGAAATATAAGAATTCAATAATAAAGGAGTGAGGACCATGAAGCTTTATTTAGACCCTGGACACGGAGGTACTGATCCAGGAGCACAGGGAAACGGAATAAGAGAGAAAGATATTGCGCTTGATATCGCAAAAAATATAAAAAATATCTTATTGGCCGGCTATCAGAATATAGAAGTTAGAATGAGCCGTGAAAATGATACAACTAAGAGTTTGAGCCAAAGGACATCTGAAGCTAATAGCTGGGGGGCTGATTTTTACCTCTCCATACACTGTAATGCCGCGAATGGTGCAGCGAGGGGCTATGAAGATTTTATTCATAACAGCCTTGGCAGCACTTCCCAGACAGCCAGCTATCAGAATATTATCCATGCTGAAGTCACTAAACTGAATAAGCTCATCGATAGAGGTAAGAAGAAAGCTGACTTTCATGTACTGCGTGAATCAGCCATGCCAGCCCTTTTAACAGAAAATGGGTTTATTGATAATTCTGCAGATGCCGCATTAATGAAAGATCCGCTGTGGAGACAAAGGGTGGCACAGGGACATGTTAATGGAATTGCAAAAGCCTTTAGCCTTAAAGCGAAACCGGCAGTCCCGCCGCAGCCGCCAAAGCCAGTCGA
This window of the Cytobacillus pseudoceanisediminis genome carries:
- a CDS encoding aldehyde dehydrogenase translates to MENYADLIQKQRNFFTQGKTKDVTFRMEALGKLRSVIKQHEQELMDALKADLNKSEFDAYLTEIGILLEEIRFTLKHLKKWAKPRKVKSSIAQFGSKSCIYPEPYGVALIIAPWNYPFQLAIAPLIGAIAAGNCAILKPSELTPQTSALLSKMISNHFPQEFISVVEGGAATSTALLNEKVDYIFFTGSVPVGKIIMEAASRHLTPVTLELGGKSPCIVHEDANLKLAAKRIAWGKYINAGQTCVAPDYIYVHSRIKDEFLKELKQSIQEFYGKNPIASGQFTRIVSEKHFSRLTKFLTDGTTVHGGRHDWCSLTIEPTVLGDITWADEVMQDEIFGPILPVLEYDDLSGMISEVTARPKPLALYIFTESEDVQNQILSSISFGGGCINDTVYHLSSPYLPFGGVGESGIGAYHGKGSFDVFSHEKSILKQTTKFDLPFRYPTTKDALKKVKLFIK
- a CDS encoding type II toxin-antitoxin system SpoIISB family antitoxin; the protein is MSLPGFEVSPHTERILKKNKRLISVYTKTKA
- a CDS encoding type II toxin-antitoxin system SpoIISA family toxin produces the protein MLIFFKVAVWIIVACLGFYVISVWLWEKKVKERMPVIRKTWYIIYVLGAVVYWTNKPDSIFTDWQNYLIVAVIFALVDAFVFLGSYLKRVGNNELATDTRELLEENSDLLNSHMNKLKSFQYLLKNEPIEIYYGNKEAYLAGIEKLLADFAEKVDMKISLCKYTTEEEKDYLLEHYTEKALIHSRLDRREVYYDAEEKLALIPFSILEDDYVIKLTSDQFVTEFDYLLFTSLISIYDLMLPAEQEDEDHEGSSG
- a CDS encoding CsxC family protein, encoding MRKNHGCSSGKGHSSRKCPPMPACDTAKSHDHFCEVSGDVVAGTEVDVVIGQVPIQALTESEIHLPDYASDIKVIRKNIFLTQCEAIPFRPVEGTTTTDVKLFVEGYIHKNIQYVEDCDGYVKDYMVNVPFKCFTRVTLPTPIAIPAFSSKNSDAREIRELAKDGMGADRCTFGSNTFEFLNEPIRCKLVSWNLTEANFLSNFDKWGRFNKITEKDDINLVLRLSQTQFTANGA
- a CDS encoding CsxC family protein: MPVCDTAKSHDHFCEVSGAVVAGTEVDVVIGQVPIQALTESDIHLPDYASEIKVIRKNIFLTQCEAIPLRPAEGTTTTDVKLFIEGYIHKNIQYVEDCDGYVKDYMVNVPFKCFTRVTLPVAIPIPALSSKNSDAREIRELAKDGMGADRCTFGSNTFEFLNEPIRCKLVSWNLTEGNFLANFDKWGKFNKFTEKDDINLVIRLSQTQFTAAPAPVTEEE
- a CDS encoding CsxC family protein produces the protein MSEEQKDRDIAECQISAQNCECESTFHHPHVSIGKITAEVPVVLAELSLHLNVNAIIKFPEPVLEIKDIKKSVKLTQCRLLLPANQLFVKGFVRKNIQYAAPCPEIEMHSDKSVASDIHSYTVDVPFQCVTEIKKFLTCPIMPEINKRYNFDFHVSKPMHCGFPEKDELQSNDLSKFHQESMQHYNKLPFCELISSRIIEWDEAIDRRPLPNCSPIGEGVFTKLEEKMVLELVIKVLQKQQIRVSSTTNDHDDCYDCD
- a CDS encoding ParM/StbA family protein, which gives rise to MDRHNFLAVDIGNSWYKALASENGILSEYQIPNAIALFDEEFYEKPYDDDDIVFEDNLIVEVKSQAVVDRREIFYIGKAAAKQRDVSLTAFNNQKVDEDRTYLLLFGLAGYHAVLQHPEETEITYSIDQLAVSLPTTQYKERKTRLKDKLAGTHTIIFHKVPGLSEPKELTVKVIINDVIVGAEGACAYLGLTRDQETLGIKDEELVKESQKGIIIGDLGGDSVDFVGIKNNKPVASVEGEPFGINQFLDHIIQRVSKKEMYRFDSRAELEEKLAEGPAGWYVEPFAGVRKDISKYILPQLKSMAIKYLEHFDRVRSSSSEIKGAVRYIAVGGAAKLAQKQIQEAAAKWSDRGRPIELTFPENMEKLNVLGLMILAKMNQLKRDKGSNHIMTTKG
- a CDS encoding CotY/CotZ family spore coat protein; its protein translation is MGLCGKKNNKEFERHDFCHEHDCDCECHIKPDWDEGKHRKNFYENCVEEVLEAIFKAQKKAGLDDECRSSCRESIDDLMGGQKKPKKNTIPFLLYCGSCEPFKATGVTTFTHHSKEKKFACITSFIFRIKEFDGKCAVLELLTFKQCKSSKDPFKSHTKDFCSPCSQIDCENVEDLIPTGICINVDLSCFCAVTCLPAIRL